One part of the Euzebyales bacterium genome encodes these proteins:
- a CDS encoding zf-HC2 domain-containing protein has product MTPEHTQQREALAAYVVGSLDPAARRALEQHIRDCRDCADELARLTPLPGLLGRVSEEEARSDLLVPARDLLDGVILRLAEHERTLRRQVRRWRVVAIAACIAAAVVAVVAAEPWASEPDRVVVVAEPVTSAAEATTGEVAAIAWEWGTTVELAAADLPRRDGYVLWAVADDGRRERAGSWGQTASGNAKVRGASSIARSDLARVEVTDRDGQVILVFELSDEDRETARQW; this is encoded by the coding sequence ATGACTCCCGAGCACACCCAGCAACGCGAGGCGCTCGCCGCGTACGTCGTCGGATCCCTCGACCCTGCGGCACGCCGTGCCCTCGAGCAGCACATCCGCGACTGCCGCGACTGTGCCGACGAACTGGCCCGGCTCACGCCACTGCCCGGTCTGCTCGGTCGGGTCAGCGAGGAGGAGGCGCGCAGCGACCTGCTCGTGCCGGCCCGTGACCTGCTCGACGGTGTCATCCTGCGGCTCGCGGAGCACGAGCGGACGCTGCGCCGTCAGGTTCGGCGCTGGCGGGTGGTCGCGATCGCGGCGTGCATCGCCGCCGCGGTGGTCGCCGTCGTCGCGGCGGAGCCGTGGGCATCTGAGCCTGACCGCGTCGTCGTCGTGGCGGAACCGGTCACGTCGGCGGCAGAGGCGACCACCGGCGAGGTCGCGGCGATCGCGTGGGAGTGGGGCACCACGGTGGAGCTCGCCGCCGCGGATCTTCCACGCCGTGACGGCTACGTCCTGTGGGCGGTCGCCGACGACGGGCGCCGTGAGCGCGCGGGTTCATGGGGGCAGACCGCCTCCGGCAACGCGAAGGTCCGCGGAGCGAGCTCGATCGCACGCTCGGACCTCGCGCGCGTCGAGGTGACCGACCGCGACGGTCAGGTCATCCTCGTCTTCGAGTTGTCGGACGAGGACCGCGAGACGGCGAGGCAGTGGTGA
- a CDS encoding sigma-70 family RNA polymerase sigma factor — protein sequence MGTGGVDSVRALHDGYAGPLYVFAVRRLGDAQAAEEVVQDTLVRAWRARDRYDASRGPVAAWLFAIARNLVIDRTRRRDARPDEQELPVVADPVDDIDRMLEAWQVADALAGLSRAHREAIFACHYRGHTVSEAAGLLGVPEGTVKSRLYYGLRALRLRLEEMGVVG from the coding sequence ATGGGCACTGGCGGCGTCGACTCGGTGCGGGCGTTGCATGACGGCTACGCCGGCCCCTTGTACGTCTTCGCCGTGCGTCGACTGGGTGACGCGCAGGCCGCCGAGGAGGTCGTGCAGGACACCCTGGTACGCGCATGGCGGGCCCGCGACCGGTACGACGCCAGCCGTGGCCCGGTCGCGGCGTGGCTGTTCGCGATCGCCCGCAACCTCGTGATCGACCGGACACGCCGCCGCGACGCACGCCCCGACGAGCAGGAACTGCCGGTCGTCGCCGACCCCGTCGACGACATCGACCGCATGCTCGAGGCGTGGCAGGTCGCGGATGCGCTGGCCGGGTTGTCCCGCGCCCACCGCGAGGCCATCTTCGCGTGCCACTACCGGGGGCACACCGTCAGCGAGGCCGCCGGCCTGCTCGGGGTGCCCGAAGGCACGGTCAAGTCCCGCCTCTACTACGGCCTGCGCGCGCTGCGGCTGCGCCTCGAGGAGATGGGGGTGGTCGGATGA